The following are from one region of the Segatella oris genome:
- a CDS encoding DUF4199 domain-containing protein produces the protein MIDFNAITQTKAFARQDGVFLSMLWIVTFALVIYAPQTDLGGLLVFSTPLFVAWRMIKFRNYALDGVMSYRKALVYCIYTFFYASLLFGAAIFIYFRFFDNGRFLGIMNTAVLQMMPLYKENGISTQGLTDGLTLLEALTPMELSFLIIVYGTLIGWFSSIFIAFFAKLKR, from the coding sequence ATGATTGATTTTAATGCCATTACTCAGACAAAGGCATTTGCTCGACAGGACGGCGTGTTCTTGAGTATGTTATGGATTGTAACCTTTGCATTGGTGATTTATGCGCCTCAGACAGACCTCGGCGGATTGCTTGTTTTCTCCACCCCTCTCTTTGTAGCGTGGCGAATGATTAAGTTCCGCAACTATGCGCTTGACGGCGTTATGAGTTATCGTAAGGCCCTTGTCTACTGCATTTACACATTCTTTTACGCCTCTCTCCTATTTGGAGCAGCTATCTTTATCTATTTCAGGTTCTTCGATAACGGCCGCTTTCTTGGTATAATGAATACTGCCGTGCTTCAGATGATGCCTCTTTACAAAGAGAATGGTATCAGTACACAAGGGCTGACCGATGGCTTGACGCTTCTTGAAGCCCTTACTCCCATGGAGTTATCATTTCTGATTATCGTCTATGGAACACTGATAGGTTGGTTCAGTTCTATCTTTATTGCGTTCTTTGCCAAACTCAAACGTTGA
- a CDS encoding glycosyltransferase family 2 protein has protein sequence MDITVVIPLYNEEESLPELHAWIKRVMESYQFSYEIIFINDGSTDHSWNVIEDLAGKNPNVKGIKFRRNYGKSPALYCGFAEAEGDVVITMDADLQDSPDEIPELYRMIMEEDYDLVSGYKQKRYDPLSKTLPTKLFNATARKISGIHNLHDFNCGLKAYKKAVVKNIEVYGEMHRYIPYLAKNAGFDRITEKVVQHQARKYGKSKFGLNRFFNGYLDLITLWFLSNFGKKPMHVFGFLGSVMFFIGFIAIICIGADKAYALFYHIPQRLITDSPYFFIALTMMLLGSQFFLAGFIGDLISRQSPSRNDYQIEKKI, from the coding sequence ATGGATATAACAGTTGTTATCCCTCTCTATAATGAGGAAGAATCGTTGCCCGAACTCCATGCGTGGATTAAGCGTGTGATGGAAAGTTATCAGTTCAGTTACGAGATTATTTTCATCAATGATGGCAGTACAGACCATTCATGGAACGTAATTGAGGACTTAGCCGGCAAAAATCCGAATGTAAAAGGCATCAAATTCCGTCGCAACTACGGTAAGAGTCCGGCCCTCTATTGTGGATTTGCCGAAGCTGAAGGTGACGTTGTCATCACGATGGATGCTGATCTTCAAGACTCACCGGATGAAATTCCAGAACTCTATCGCATGATCATGGAAGAAGACTACGATCTTGTTTCGGGCTATAAGCAGAAGCGATACGACCCATTGTCAAAGACATTGCCCACTAAACTCTTCAATGCCACGGCACGAAAGATCAGTGGTATTCATAATCTTCACGACTTTAATTGTGGACTGAAAGCCTATAAAAAGGCCGTCGTAAAGAACATTGAAGTCTATGGAGAGATGCATCGTTACATTCCATACCTTGCAAAAAATGCTGGCTTCGACCGTATCACAGAGAAAGTAGTGCAACATCAAGCACGCAAATACGGTAAGAGTAAGTTTGGTTTGAACCGCTTCTTCAACGGCTATTTGGATTTGATTACACTATGGTTTCTGAGTAACTTCGGCAAGAAACCGATGCATGTATTCGGCTTCTTAGGCAGTGTGATGTTCTTTATTGGTTTCATTGCGATTATCTGCATCGGTGCAGATAAGGCTTATGCGTTGTTCTATCACATTCCACAACGGCTCATCACCGACTCTCCTTATTTCTTTATTGCGCTGACAATGATGCTTTTAGGCAGTCAGTTTTTCTTGGCCGGCTTCATCGGAGACCTTATCAGCCGACAGAGTCCAAGCAGAAATGATTACCAGATTGAAAAGAAAATCTAA